CCATCCTCGGCATGCTGCCACAATTACTCTTCAACCTGTGGCGTGCCCATGATTTTTTCACTGAGATATTGAAACGGCATGGACCAACAGGTGAGTTCACTGGACCTTGGTTTACCAGCATGGACTATTTGGTCACTTGTGACCCCATCAACGTCCACCACATGCTGAGCAAGAATTTCCACAACTACGTCAAGGGACCCGAGTTTCGTCACATTTTTCAGGCCTTCGGAGACGGGATTTTCACCGCTGAttttgaagcatggaagtacaACAGGGATCTCTTCCATTCTCTCTTTAAACAGAAAAGCTTCGAGGTGTTTTTAGTGAAAACCATTCACAACAAGGTGCATAATGGTCTCCTTCCAATATTGGATCATGTACAGCAACAGGGAAGAGTTGTGGATCTTCAAGATGTCTTCAATCGCTTCACCTTCGATAACATATGTTCTATAGTTCTTGGAAATGACCCTAATTGTCTTTCCATTGATTTTTCTGAAGTTGCAATTGAGAAGGCTTTTAATGAAGCAGAAGAGTCCATATTCTACAGACATGTAGTGCCTAGGTGTGTTTGGAAGATCCAGAGATGGCTTCAAATTGGTCAAGAGAAGAAGATGACAGAAGCTTGTAAAACACTTGATCAATTCATACATGCACGCATAGCATCTAAGAGAGAGGAGCTAAGCAAGTACAACGAAAATGAAATGGGTGAAGCTCATCATGTTGACTTGTTAACAGCTTTGATGAGAGAAGGAAAAGCACATGACGATAAATTTCTAAGGGATGCTGTGTTCAATCTATTTGTGGCTGGAAGAGATACCATAACTTCAGCTCTCACGTGGTTCTTTTGGCTTGTTGCTACAAACCCCTCAGTTGAAGCCAAGATTCTCGAAGAGATGAAAGAGAAGCTtgggaccaaagaaaagtcgcttGGGGTTTTAAGCGTGGAGGAAGTGAAAAGGCTGGTTTATCTGCATGGTGCTATATGTGAAGCGTTGCGTCTCTTTCCTCCTATACCCTTTGAGCGCAAGCAAGCAATAAGCTCTGACATGCTTCCTAGTGGTCATCGTGTTAATTCCGGTACaatgatattattttctttgtatGCAATGGGAAGATTTGAAGAAACATGGGGAAAAGATTGTTTTGAGTTCAAACCAGAGAGGTGGATCTCAGAGAAAGGAGGTATTGTTTATGTACCATCTTATAAATTCATAGCTTTTAACGCAGGACCTAGGACTTGCTTGGGCAAAGACTCATCCTTCATTCAAATGAAGATGGTGGCAACTGCTATTTTGCACAAGTATCGTGTCCAAGTGGTGGAGGGTTTTGTTGCTACTCCAAGCCTTTCAATTGTTCTTCTTATGAAGGATGGTTTAAAGGTACAGATAACAAAAAgggaattataattaatttgacctGAGAATTTCACTCGATCTCCAAAAGTACAAAAACATGCAGAAGATTAAGTGTCATTTATGTCTATTAAACCTAAAGatgtatttattgttatttgttcGTGTTTCCTTTTCGTATTAATTGATCGGTATCATGTATCTTTCCTTGCCTTCTGTTTGACTGTACCGTGTTAGATTTTGTATTAGGGTTAGACTTTAATTAagtaatatattatgttatattatatatacataattatatataatgcatatattacataataatataaaaaaagtgtaattaCTAATAGGCTTATTTAGGCTGATAGGGAAAGTTTTATTCTAAAACTACTAGATATTTTATAAACTTATTCATCATGTAAATTCATCAGTGTAGATTGATGAGGCATGAAAATCTATAAATTATTAGTTGCGACTAATTGTAGACATTCTCGTCTAAATGAACATTTTGCACAAGACATTTAATTTCTTTGCCTAAAACTTCAAGTCCGTAACAATGATGGTTTTCTGTGTAGTCTATCTTCTGGGTTCTTCCAATCAATAAGAAATTGAATAGGTTATGGATGCCCATAAGAAATTAAGTCGATCTGACGGATATATGAGGTGAAATTGAAACCCGACAAAAGTAGGGGACAATGCCCCATACTATACCTATGTAATGCCGACAACGTCCTATCATCAACTTTAGTTTATCTgaaaataaatgattattaaaGAGAAATTGCTACGATCCTGATTAACTTTTAGGTCACAtgtattcaagtttttttttaaaattagtaaaaattatAATGGTCTCGGattatttaatagtttttttctaGTTGAAAGGAAATTAAGTTGAAAAGACGGGGAGTTGGAAAAAAGTAGAGAAAAACgaaagatatataataaaaaaattaataaatgaaaatgatatgaaAAAATAGGTAAATAGTTATAATCATTTCTTTTTCGAAACAAATCAAAATGCAGTAGGAACAGGATCGCTTGCGTCAgccaacaaaaaagaagaaaaaaacaggtAGGTAGGTGGGTGGGAGAAAATGAGTGTTCATCAATTCATTCAATTGCCTACCCGTTCCTCGACGATGTACAACTTATAAACTTGAAAAGATTAGAAAATTTGTTACGTGCACGTCAAAATGAGATAATTAATGATTTCTTCTGTGGC
This genomic interval from Glycine max cultivar Williams 82 chromosome 5, Glycine_max_v4.0, whole genome shotgun sequence contains the following:
- the LOC100792360 gene encoding alkane hydroxylase MAH1, translated to MAFHGYAAAPTIAALFCFLYFFHRRLCCRHPLLTDYPILGMLPQLLFNLWRAHDFFTEILKRHGPTGEFTGPWFTSMDYLVTCDPINVHHMLSKNFHNYVKGPEFRHIFQAFGDGIFTADFEAWKYNRDLFHSLFKQKSFEVFLVKTIHNKVHNGLLPILDHVQQQGRVVDLQDVFNRFTFDNICSIVLGNDPNCLSIDFSEVAIEKAFNEAEESIFYRHVVPRCVWKIQRWLQIGQEKKMTEACKTLDQFIHARIASKREELSKYNENEMGEAHHVDLLTALMREGKAHDDKFLRDAVFNLFVAGRDTITSALTWFFWLVATNPSVEAKILEEMKEKLGTKEKSLGVLSVEEVKRLVYLHGAICEALRLFPPIPFERKQAISSDMLPSGHRVNSGTMILFSLYAMGRFEETWGKDCFEFKPERWISEKGGIVYVPSYKFIAFNAGPRTCLGKDSSFIQMKMVATAILHKYRVQVVEGFVATPSLSIVLLMKDGLKVQITKREL